From Microbacterium sp. 10M-3C3:
GGAGCGCTGGTGGAACGGCCTCGCGTGGACCGACGATCGCCGCGGTGGCGCGGCATCCGGATTCGCGGCGCCGACGGCGCCTGCCGCAACGCCCGCATACCCCGGGTACCCGGCCTACCCCGCATACCCGAGCGCCCCGGCCGCATCGGGGGAGCAGGTCGCGCGGCGCGACATCCCGACGGGCACGGTGTGGATCTGGCTCGTCATCTTCGCCCCGGTCGTCACCGTGCTGCCGCTGTTCTTCTTCGACTGGGAGGGGTACCTGCGCGACGTGATCGTGCAGGCGGCGCAGGATCCGCAGGGCGTCAGCCCGTTCGCCGCCACCCCCTTCGAGGCCGGACTGCTCGGGTTCAGCGTCTTCCAGTACGTCGTGGCGGGGCTGCAGGTGCTGTTCGCGTGGCTCGACTGGCGGGCGCTGAAGGCGCGCGGCATCGTGAAGCCGTTCCACTGGGCGTGGAGCTTCTTCACGTTCGTCGTCAGCAACGGCGTGTACGTCATCGGGCGCGGCATCGTGCTGCGCCGTCAGACCGGCAGCGGTCTCGGCCCGGTGTGGGCGTGGATCGCCCTCACGGTCGCGAGCGTCATCGCGGGCGTGGTGTTCGCGGCGTACCTGATGAACTTCGTCTTCACGGTGATGGTGCCCTACATCGAGCAGTACTCCACGACGCTCTGACCCCCGGAGGAGAACCCGACATGGACACCGAGCAGATCGACACGAGCGCGAAGCCGTGGGCGAGCGGATGCACCGACTGCGACGCGCTCGGCGGGTGGTGGGTGCACCTCCGCCGCTGCGCCGCGTGCGGGCACATCGGATGCTGCGACGACTCCCTCGCCCGACACGCCACCGCGCACTGGCAGGAGACGGGGCACCGCTACATCCAGAGCTTCGAGCCGGGTGAGGACTGGTGGTGGGACTACCAGGAGCAGGCGATGGTCGAGGGCCCCGAGCTCGCGCCGCCGACGAGCCGCCCCGAGTCTCAGCCGTCGCCCGGCCCCGAGGGACGCGTGCCCGGCGACTGGCGCCGCGTGCTCCTGGCCCGCGCGCGCGACGAGCGGGCCTGACCCGGTCGCGCCTCCTCGCGGATCAGTCTCCGAGCACGAGTTCGGCGGCCCCGACGAGGGGGCTCTCGTCGCCGAGCGCCGCGGGCACGATGCGCGCACGGGCGAGGAACGGGAACGGCGCGGCGGCGTCGCGGGCCGCGGCCACGCGCGCGACGTAGTCGTCGGTCACCCGCGAGAACCCGCCGCCGATCACGACGACGTCGAGGTCGAGGAGCGCCGCCGCGGAGACGAGCGCCGCTCCCACCGCCGCGGCACTGCGCTCGACGGCCGCGATGGCGAGCGCGTCACCGGTGGCGCATCCGCGGGCCAGCTCCTCGCCTGTGTCTCCCGACCAGCCCTGGTCGCGCGCCCAGCGCACGGCGTTGGGGCCGCTCGCGACGCGTTCGACGGTCGCGGCGAGTCCGCCCTCCGCCGTGAAGCCCGCGACCGCGACCTGGCCGATGTGGCCGGCGTTGCCGCTCGCGCCGCGCACGGGTCGGCCGTCGATCACGACGCCGCCGCCGATGCCGGTGGACACGACCATGCCCAGGACGACCCGGCCGCCGCGTCCGGCGCCGCGGCGCGTCTCAGAGAGCGCGATGCACTGTCCGTCGAGGGCGAGGCGCACCGGCCCGTCCGTCCAGGCTGTGGGCAGGGCCGCGCGCACGGCGTCGACGATGTCGAAGCGGGCGGCGCCGGGGAGGTTCAGCGGTGAGATCGTGCCCGCGTCGGCGTCGACCGGGCCGGCGCTGCCGATGCCCGCGCCGCGCACCGTCGCTCCGCCCGGCAGCGCGGCCGTGGCGCGTGTGACGACCTCGGCCACCGCGGCGCGCAGGCCCGCGGCGTCGGCTTCCGCTCCGGTGGCGGCCCGCGAGCGCGACCCCGGGAGCACCGTGCCGGAGGCGTCGACCAGCGCGGCTTCGACCTTCGTTCCGCCCAGATCGACGGCGAGTGCGACATCCACGGTGATCCCCTTCCCGACCCGTCCACGCTAGCGCGCTCGCCGTCGGCGAACGCGCCGCACAACGCTGGCACTCTCGGGTGGAGAGTGCTAATCTGACATCACTTGAGTCGAGTCAACTCAAGTCCAGAACATGGGATGCCGGAGCATCCGCTTCGGCGAGTCGAAGGAGGAGACATGGCAGGCTACGACCCTTTCCGTGAGTTCGACCGGCTCGCTTCGGCGCTGGTCGAGGGCCGGCGCGGACCTCGGCGGATGCCGATGGACCTGTACCGCGACGGCGACCACTATGTGCTGACCGCCGACCTCCCGGGCATCGACCCGGGCTCGGTCGACATCGACGTCGACGGCCAGCTGCTGACGATCCGCGCCGAGCGCACGCTCACGACGGGCGAGGGCGTCAAGTGGATCACCCGCGAGCGCGAGGCGGCGTCGTTCGTGCGGCAGCTGAACCTCGGCCAGGGCATCGACACCGACCGCATCAGCGCGTCGTACGGCAACGGCGTGCTGTCGGTGACGATCCCGGTGAGCGAGAAGGCCAAGCCGCGGCGTATCGAGGTGACGACGGAGTCGGACGCCTCGACGATCCGCGCGCACGAGACCGACGCGCCGACGCCGATCGAGCAGTGACGCACTGACAAGAGCGGGGCGGTTCCTCCGGGAGCCGCCCCGCTCGTTCGTCTCCGCTTCGGCACGGGTAGCGTGGGGGAGTGAGCACGGGCATCGACATCGCGACGCTCGGCCCGCTCTCCTGGACCCTCCTCGCGGTCGCGGCCCTCATCGTCGGGGTGTCGAAGACCGCGGTCCCGGGCGCCGGCACGCTCGCCGTCGCGATGTTCGCCGCCGTGCTCCCGGCGAAGGAGTCCACGGCCACGCTCCTGCTGCTCCTGATCGTCGGCGACATGTTCGCGCTGTGGGCGTATCGCCGCCACGCGGTGTGGTCGGCGCTGCTGCGCCTCGTACCCGCGGTTCTCGCCGGCATCGTGCTCGGCGTGCTGTTCCTCGCGTTCGCGAGCGACGCGTGGGTGCGGCGCGGCATCGGCGTGCTGCTGCTCCTCGTCGTCGCCGTCACGCTGTGGCGACGGTGGCGCGCCCGGCACCGCGAGGCGGATGTGCCGAGCGGACCGGTCGCCGCCGCCGTCTACGGCACGCTCGGCGGGTTCACGACGATGGTCGCGAACGCGGCGGGCCCCGTCATGTCGATGTACTTCCTCGCCGCGCGCTTCCCGGTGCACGCGTTCCTCGGCACCGCGGCGTGGTTCTTCGCCGTCGTGAACGTCAGCAAGATCCCGTTCGCCGCCGGTCTCGGCCTCTTCTCCGTGTCGGGCCTGTGGATCGACCTGCTCCTGCTGCCGGCGGTGCTCGTCGGTGCGTTCACCGGCCGGTTCCTCGCGTCGCGCATGTCGCAGCGCGTGTTCGAGCGGATCGTCATCGTGCTCACCGTCGTCGGCGCGCTCTACCTGCTGTGGTGAGCGGTCAGGCCGCCAGCGCGCCGGCGCGCACGCACGCCTCGATCGCCACGCGGTAGTCCGCGATCATCCGATCGCGACCCAGGCGCGGGCGGGCGTGGATCGCCGCGCGGCGCAGGGCCGGTCGCTCCCGCAGCACCTCGTCCCACGTACGCGCGATGTCGGAGGCGTCGTGCCGGGTGACGCGACCGATGCCGGCGACGGATGCCGCGGCATCCCCGACCGCCGTCGTCACCGGCGTGGCACCGCTCGCGGCGCCTTCGAGCAGGCACAGCGGCGACGCCTCGCCGAACGCGCTCGTGAGGGCGACGATGTCGGCGATGCGGTGGAGCATCGGCATGTCGTCGCGGAGCCCGAGAAGGTGCACGCGGGCGTCGAGATGGAGTCCGGCGTCGCGTGCCATGTCGCGCAGGAGCGGGTTGTCGGCGGTCATGCCCGCGCCGCACAGGACGTAGTGCGCGCGTCCGCCGGCGGCGCGGTGCGCCGCGACCGCCGCGAGCAGCAGACCCGGGTCTTTCATCGCGTCGAAGCGTGCGGCGTAGAGCACGACCGGCGCGTCCTCGGGGATGCCGAGAGCGTGCTTGCCGTCGGCGATCTCCGCGGCGGTGCCCGGCCGGAACCGGTCGAGGTCGACGCCGTTGGGCACCACGTCCCGCATGACGCCGTCGATTCCGGCGCGCGCGTAGGCGTCGCTCGTCGACGCGGCGCACGAGATCGTCGCCGTCACGAGTCCCGACCGCGCCGCATCCGCGAGCCAGCCGAGCGCGGGGCCGGCGTGGGTCGGGTCGGAGCGGTGCAGGCATGTGGCCACGGGCACACGCGGCATCATGCCGGCGCGCTCGAGAGCGAGGAGGAGGCCGAGCGGCTGCTCCTTGAGCGTGAGGACGACGTCGGCATCGGCGATCGCGCTCGCCGCCGCCCACAGGTCGGCCGGCGTGAAGACCGACGGGTCGAGCGGGTCGGCTCCTGCCTCGCGGCCGAGCGTCATCACCTCGACGCCCGCATCGATGAGCCGGCGGTAGCGGGCGTCGTCGGTCATCGACTGCACCGTGCCCTCGCGCCGGGCGTGCGACGCGAGTGAGAGCACGCGGTGATGCTGGTCGGCACCGTGGAGGCCCGCGACCACGTCGGTATGCAGGATGCGGGCGCCGCCCGCGAAGAAGCCTTCGTACAGGGAGAGCACTCGGAGCGGGTGTGACATTGCGCACCTCTCGACGGGGGAAAGGCCATGCTGAACGACGCGGCCCGCGGAATCGATGACGCGCACGTGTAGATCGCGTGAACGTCGCGTGCGCGCTACGGTGCCGTCATGGCGTACGCGTGGCCGATCGTCGGACCCTCCTGCGCGATCGCGGGACTCGTCGAGCCGATGCCGTGGGGCAAGGCGACCTACACCGTGCTCCGCGTGCCCGAGGAGCTCGTGTCGGCGGCCGCGGAGGGCGGCACGCGGCGCGTGGCCGGTCGCCTGGAAGACGTCGAGGTCAACCTCGCGCTGAACCGCGCGCCGGTCCTTCCCGACGTGTTCGTGTGGGCAGGGGCGTCGCTCCTGCGCCGCCTGCGGCTGGATGTCGGCGACCCCGTGAGCGGCGAGCTCGCGCCCGTCGACGATGCGGCGGTCCTCGTTCCTGCCGACGTCACGCAGTTGCTGGCTGACGCGGGTGCGACCGAGCGCTGGGAGATGCTGACACCCGCCGACCGCCGTCGACGCCTCGCGACGATCGACGCCGCCGCGACCGCCGCGACGCGCGCCCGCCGCATCCACGCCCTCATCGCCGCTCTCTGACATGGAAGGGTTCACATGTGCGCCACGATCGCCAGCCACCACGTGCGCCCCGCGCACGCCGACGCCTTCCGCGCGTTCTTGGGCCGCATCGAAGACGGCATGGCGGGAACGCCGGGGCTCGTCTCGCTCGAGTCCTACGAAGACCCGCGCACGGGAGACCTCGTCGCCGTCGGACGGTGGGAGAGCGCCGAGGCCGCGCAGGCGGGCGTGCCGCGACTCCTGGCGATCGGCGGTCGCGACCCCGAGTGGTCGAGCGCGCCCGACGACGTGCAGTTCCTGCCGTCGCTGCGCTGACGCGTCAGCGGCGCTCGAGCTCCAGCACCGGAATGGTCCGCGTCGTGCGCTGCTCGTAATCGGCGAAGCCGGGCGCCTCGGCGACGATGCGCTGCCACGCGGCGGCGCGCTCGTCAGGCGACAGCTCGCGCGCCGTCACCTCCACCGTGCCGTCGTCGGGCGTCTCGATCGTGACCTCCGGGTGTGCGCGCAGGTTGTGGTACCACGCCGGATGCTGCGGCGCGCCGCCCTTCGATGCGACGATCAGCCACCCGGCGTCTGTCGGGAACGCGCGGACCGGGGCGATGCGCTCGGTGCCCGTACGCGCGCCGATGTGATGCAGCAGCACGAGGTGTCGCCCGAACTGCGGCACGTGTCCGTTGTTCGAGCGGAACGTCTCGATGATGTTGCGTGTCCACGCGTCGTATCCAGCGTCCACCGCGCCACCTCCTGTTGCACCGAGCCTACGGCCCGCAGACCGGCGAGCGGCCGGGGCGCGGAACGCCTCCGGCCGCTGCGGTCCGTCACGCGTGCGGTGCGACCACGCTGAAGGTCCACGTCACGCCGAACCGGTCGGTCAGCATGCCGAAGCCCGGCGACCATGCCGACGCCGCGAGCGGCTCCACGACGGTGGCGTCCGCCGCGAGGGCGTCCCACCACGTCTGCACCTCCTCGAGACTGGCGCCCGACAGCGCGAGGAAGAACGACTGGTCGGTGACGGTCGTACCGTTCTCGCGATGGGTCGCGCCGGGGAGCCGCGGGGCGTCGGCGCCGGGGATGTCGTACGCCATCACCGTGAAGCCGTCGACGCCGAAGACCTGCCCGTAGACGACGCGGTCGGCGCCGGGGAGCTCGGCCGGCATGCCGAACTCGGCGTAGGTGCGGATGATCGCGGAGCCGGAGAACGCGGCCGCGTAGAACTCGAGCGCGGCCCGCGCGGTGCCGGCGAAGTTGAGGTGGGCGGTGGGGGTGGCGGACATGATGTCTCCTTCGTGACGCCGTCGATCGGCGTGCAACCAGGCTCTCGCATGATCCGGTCAGGGAATGTCCGCTATCCGTGGCAGTGTCAGGAGCATGCCCGCTTCGACCGCCCCGGGCGCGTCCCGGCGCCTGCTCGCGCTGCTCACCCTGCTGCAGACGCCGCGCGAGTGGCCGGCGCCCGCGCTCGCCGAGCGCCTGGGCGTCAGCGAACGCACGATCCGGCGCGACGTCGAGCGCCTGCGCGAACTCGACTACGCGATCGAGTCCACGCGCGGCCCGATCGGCGGGTACCGGCTCACGGCCGGCGCCGACCTGCCGCCGCTGCTCTTCGACGACGGCCAGGCCGTCGCGGTCGCCCTGGCCCTGCGCACCGCCGCGGCGCGCGGCGCGCAGCTCGAAGACGACGCGGCCCGCGCGCTCGTCACCGTCGAGCGGATGCTGCCCTCGCGGCTGGCGCACCGCGTCGATGCCCTGCGTGCGGTGACGGCCGCAGCATCCGAGGTCGCCGTCGACCCGGCCGTGCTGGTGCGGATCGGCGAGGCCGTGCGCGCGCGGCGCGAGCTGCGGTTCGGCTACCTCCCGGCGGGACGCGACGACGAGCCGCCCGGCGCGCCGCTGCGCACGCAGCCGCACCACGTGCTGCTGCACGACGGACGGTGGTACGTGATCGGCTGGACGCCCGAGCGCGAGGCGTGGCGCACGTATCGCGTCGACCGGATGGTGCTGCGCTCGCACGACGGCGCGGAGTTCACCCCGCGCGTCGTTCCGGGCGGCGATCCGGCCGCGTTCCTGGCGGCGCAGTTCAAGGGGTCGGAGGGCGGCGTCGACGCGTGGCCCGTGCGGCACGGCGACGATCCACGCGCCGGTGCGCGCGGTCGCACCCTACATCGACGACGGCGCGCTCGAGCAGGTCGCGCCCGATCGTCAGCGCGTGACGCTCGGCGCGTGGTCGTGGGTCGCGCTCGCCGTCCTGTTCGCGCGCTTCGACGCGCCCCTGTCCGACATCGAGCCGACCGAGCTGCGCGACGGCTTCGCCACCGTCGCGCAACGCCTCTCCGCTGCGAGGGGGTGAGCGGGGAGAATGGACGAATGCCTTCCGACATCCTGACCCAGCTGGTGCGCCGTCTCTCGTCCCACGACCTGCTCACCGACCTCGCCGTCGACGGCGACGTCGTCCGTGGGCGCGCGTGGCTCGAGGGTCTCGACACCGAGGTGGCCTTGACCGTCGACCCGGAGATCGAGGATGTCGACGACCCCGACGTCGACGCGCTCGTCGCCGCGACCGAGGCGGTGCTGAATGCCGGGGCGCAGCGGTGGGTCGAGATCGTCGACGACGTCGCGACCGAGATCGAGGAGGCCGTCGAGCAGCAGGGCGGCGCGAAGGAGACGACCGACCTGCGCACGGAGCTGACGCTCACGTCGCTCACCGTGTTCGCCGAGGCGAGCCTCGTGCGCTTCACCGCCGCGCGGCAGTTCCCGTCGGCGCAGATCCTCGTCCAGCTCGACGAGGAGCTCGAGATCAGCGACCTCTCCGTCGTCGAGGACGACTGAGCCTCACGCGCCGCCGTCGGGCCACGCCGCGATGTCGACGCCGTGGTTCTCGGGGGAGGCCAGCGACCAGAACGCCGGCGCGTTCGTGTCGTCGACGAGCCGTCCGCCGGCCGCGAGGGCGGCGTCGACACGCGCCTGCGCCTGATCGGCCGGCACGTACACATCGACGTGCGTGCGCCCGCGGCCGGCCGCGTCACCGGTGATGGGGTTGAACGCGAGCCCCGGCCCGCGCCGCAGCGGGTCGACCGCGTCGCCCTCGCCGAGCGGGTCGTAGCCGAGCGCGGCGAGGAAGAACGGCCGCACGTCGGCGCCCGACTGCTGCGCGACGTAGATGCCGATCGACTGCACGGCCGCGGGATTCTCGGTCAGCCCGCGCTCGGAGGCCGCCCGCGACACCTCCGCGGCGAACCCGGATGCAGCGGCCGGCACACCCTCGCCGCCGAGCCACGGGATCGACACGCGGATCGCGTCGGGCCGCACGTCGATGTCGACGGTTAGCCTCGCTGCATCCGCAGCCGTGACCACGGCGTCGACGAGCGACGCCGCGTGCGCGAGCGAGCGTGCGCGGTAGACCGCATCCGTTCCGTGGCCGGTGATGCGCCACGCCGACACTCCGGGAGCGTTGTGGAACTCCGCGGCGGTGATCGAGTCGTCCGTAGGGCTGTCGCTCATCCGTGCCTCCTCGTCGTCGCCTCACCGTACGCCGACGGAGGCGCGCACCGATACGCTTCGAACGATCCCGTGTGCGGGGGAGGGGGACGAACATGGTGGCACCGTGGCTCGGCGGCCGTCGAAGCACAACGAAGCCCAGGAGTGGGCGGTGCTGGGCCTGTTCGCGGTGTACTTCGCCGTCGCGACAGCCGTCGCCTTCGTCGTGGTCTACAGCGACGAGTGGCTGAGGGGCTGCCCCTTCTTCGCGTGCGGAGATCAGCGCGCGATGCTCGCGATGGCGGTGTTCGTCATCTTCGACGCGCTCGTCTTCCTCGCCGCCGTCGGCGGCACCGCAGTGATGGCTTCGCGCGGGTGGTGGCGTCTGCTGCCGCCCATCGCCGGGATCAACGTATGCGTCGTCGGCGCTGCGATCGTTCTCATCCTGATGCTCGGGGTCGAGGTCCCGGTCGTCTTCTGGCATCCCGCCGAGCTGACCTGAATCCCGGCTCCTCATGACCGTGGTGCTCGTGGAGGGGGAGAGCGACCGGGTCGCGCTCGAGGTGCTCGCGGAGCGCCGCGGCATCCGGCTCCCGACGGTGGTGGTGACCGGGGGAGCGGGCGGAGCGCGACGTGCCGTCGCGTCACTCGGTGGCGAGCCGACCGTAGGGCTCGTGGACGCAGCCGAACGCGAGCAGATGTCCGGCTTCGTCACGCGCCTGTTCGTCTGCACGCCCGATCTGGAGGGCGAGCTTGTCCGGGCACTCGGCATCGACGCGGTCATCGGGATCATCGAGGCGGAGGGCGAGGGCGCATCGTTCCGCCGGCTCCAGCATCAGCCGGCGCAGCGCGGGCGGCCCGTCGAGGCTCACCTGCCCAAATTCTTCGGCGGCCGCGGCGGCAACAAGCCTCGCTACGCGAGGCTCCTTGCGGCTACCGTCCCGCTCGACCGAATCCCTGCTCCCTTGGACGGCGTGCTGCAAGCTGCCGCCGTCTGAGCTGGCGGTCCTGCTCAAGGCCCCTGGAGGGACTCGAACCCCCAACCCTCTCCTTAGGACGGAGCTGCTCTTCCATTGAGCTACAGAGGCCGGCGGTCCCGAGTTTATCGGAGGCCGGCAGGCTGACCGTCCGGCCGTCACGTGTTCTCGATGTCGACCTGCACCTCGTTGTGCCGCAGGAACCACGGCGTGAAGGGCGGATCGAAGCGCGCAAACCGCGGCTCGCCGACGGCGCTCAAACCGGCCCCGCGAAGAGCGGACAGCAGCTCTTCACGGTGCTTCTCCCACGACGCCTGCGCCCACCGGCCGGAGAAGCGCGTCGCGGCGACGAGACGCTCGGGAACCGTGCGCAGGCGTACGTCGGGGCGGTTCGGGATCGGCGCATCCGCCTCGGTCATGCCCGACGGGAGCACGAAGGCGACGACGAAGCCGTCACCCGCGCCGGACTGGACGACGGGCGCGGTCATGGCGATCTTCTGCGACTGCTGAACGACGGGCGCCGTCATCGCGATCTTCTCGCGCCGTCGGTTCTCGCCCCCGATGTACCCGGCGAGGGCGCGGAAGGCGCGGTTGCCGGCAACCTCGAAAGACGCGTCACGGACGTCGGTTTCGACGACGACGTGCGCCGGATAGCGGCGCACCTCCCACCCGTCGCGCTCGCGCACGACGTCGTACGGCTGCTGCTCCGTCATGGCGGAAGGCTACGCCGGTCGGCTCGCGCGCCTCAGCGGCTGGCGGCGAAGAATACGCGCCGCGCGACAGCGGCGCCAACCCCCGGCTGCTGCCGCCGAGGGTCAGGGTGCAATGGGCGCATGGCCCCGCCGATGCCCTACCACGACGCGCTCGCCGGCGCGGGGATCGCGGCGTGGGTCGTCGGCATGGGACTGACACTCGGGGCCGACGATGCGGTGTGGCAGGTGGTGGGCGGCGTGCTCTGGGGCGGCGGCTTCCTCGTCGCCTCGGCCGCCGCGGTGCACGCCTACATCACGCGCGTGCGCTCGGGCGACGACGTCACCAAGTGACGTACAGCACGTCCACGCCGTCGACGGGCTGCGGCGCCGCGCCCACGGCGTGCTCGGCCGAGGTCGGCTCGTCGCCGCCCTTCCACCAGATGAGCGGCCCGTAGTCGTCGGACTGCTGGTACCCCGCCTCATCGAGCGCGGCGCCGAGCGCCGTGAGCACGCCCTGCGGATCCTCGGCCCAGAAGGCGGCGTAGCGCACCGCGCCCGTGTCCTCGTCGGTGAGGTAGCACGTGGGACCCTGAGCGAACGTGACGTCGGGGATCTCGAGCGACGCCGGATCGAGCGGCTTCGCGGCGGGGTAGCCGTATTGCTGGGCGTAGGCGAGCAGCTCGGGGGTGCAGCCGTACGTCTCCGCCGGCTCGTCCGGTGCGGCGGCCTCGGGTGCGCTCGCCGACGGTGCTGCGCCGCCGTCGTCCGCCGGTGCGGGGGTGCTGCCGCCGGAGCACGCGCTGAGGGGGAGAAGCACGATGAGGGCGGCGGTCGCGGCGACGAGCGACGAGCGAGACGTCATGCGACGAGTGTGGCGGCTCGGCCATGCCGCGGGCAAGAGAAACGGCGATGCCCCGGGCCCTCGGCCGCGGGACATCGCCGTGTCTGAAGCTCTGCGGTTACGCCGCGCTGACGGCGAACTGCACGCCGCCCTGCCCGTCCTCCTGTGCGTCGAGCACGCGGTCGTCGAGGACGACGGCGGCTTCGAGATCGAGGAAGACGCGGGCTCCGTCCTTCTCGACGACGGCGTCGGTCGGCTGGGGCGCCGGCACGACGATGAGCTGAAACTGCGACTCGGGCGACCCGGCGCCCTGGATGCGGATGCCGCCGGTGGTCACCTCGGGGAACTGCGCGGTGATGGTCTTGACGGCGGTCGTGGCCTGCTCGGTGAGCGTGAGCATCGGATGCTCTCCTTCCGTTGCGGACTGGAGCCAGCCACGATTCCGAGAATGCGGGCGCGACTCAACCTCTGGCGGCCATTGCCAGGGGATTCCCACGGAGGGAGGCGTCAGTGCGCGGCTTCGTACGCCTCGAGCACCGAGGCGGGCACGCGCCCGCGCTCCGACACGGTGTAGCCGTTGTCTTTCGCCCAGGCGCGGATGGCGGTGTAGTCCTGCTGGCCGGTGCGGCGACGCGGGCGGCTGGAGGACCCCGAGCTCGCGGCGGACGACCGCGACACCGGACGGGCGGCGTCGATCCACGGCGCGAGAGCCTCGCGGAGCGCCGCGGCGTTCGCGTCGGTCAGGTCGATCTCGTACGCGACGCCGTCGAGGGAGAACAGCACCGTCTCGCCCTCACCGACCTCCAGGACGCTGCCATCCAGATCATCGACGAGCTGATGCACGATTCTGCGGGCCATGGTCACACCATATCCGTCGGATCCGCGCGATCACGGGAGAATGCCGAGGCGACGCGCCCGCGTGACCGCGGCGTGTCGCGTGGAGGCGTCGAGCTTCGACATCGCCGCGGCGAGGTACGACTTCACGGTCGTCTCGCGCAGGTCGAGCTGGGCGGCGATCTCGGCGTTGGTCGCGCCGAGCGCCGCGCACGCGAGCACGTCGTGCTCCCGCGGCGAAAGGCGCACCTCCGGCTCGCCGGCGTGCTCGCCGGGGCCCGACAGGGCGGCCAGGCGCCGCTCGATCCGCTCCAGACGCGTGCGGATGGCGGCGTCCTGCACGCCGGCGGCGAGGCTCCGCAGCTCGGCGTAGCTCTCGCGCAGCTCCTCCCGAGCCGTGGTGGGCAGCCCGTCGGACGGCGCCGGGTCGGGCATCGCGGCCAGGCGCCGCTGCACCTCGTCGCGCACGCGCAGCTCGACGGCGAGCTCCTCGGCGACGCGGAACGCGGGTCGTGCGGCGCCGTCGCCGATGGGGGACTGGCCCCACGATCCGCAGTACAGCACGCCCCGCGGGGTGCCGGTGACGACGACCGGTACCGCGAACAGCGTCGCGATGCCCTCGCCGAGGATCACGCGGTCGTAGTCGTGCGTGATGGTGCGCGACGTGCGGTAGTCGAGCGTGACGCGAGGCCGCCCCTCGACGAGCGCGCGGCCGCCGAGTCCCCGATGGCGCTGCACGACGAGCCCTTCGAGGTGGCGCGTCCGGGCTCCCGCGATCGCCGACACGTGGATCGCGCCGTCGTGCTCCAGGCCGCCGAAGGCGACGGGGAAGCGGGTGCGCCGGACGAGCTCGCCGACCGCGTGAGACACCGGATCGGCGGCCGGAGTCGTCATCGCTGCAGTGCCCACGAACTACCTACTTCCGGGGGTGGACGGCCTCTTCGCCGTCTTCGTAGCGTCGACCTTATCACCGGGGCATCTCGCCGCCCCGGCCCCCCGGGAGCACGGATGCTCCGCACCCATGAGGCAAGGAGGCCACATGTCGGATCAGCGCACCGATGCCGCGCCCGGCGGCATCGACTACATCCAGGTCGAGGAGTCGCCACCGTTCCGCGAGCTGAAACGGCGGCAGCGGAGCTTCGTCTTCCCGCTCGCGGTCGCGTTCCTGCTCTGGTACTTCGTCTACGTGCTGCTGTCGTCGTTCGCGCCGGCGTTCATGTCGCAGCGGCTGTGGGGCGACGTCACGGTGGGTCTCGTGTTCGGGCTCGGACAGTTCGTGACGACCTTCGTCATCACGATGACCTACGTGGCCTATGCGAACCGCCGGCTCGACCCGCTCGCCGAAGAGCTGCGCGACGACCTCGAGGCCCGTGACGGAGGTGC
This genomic window contains:
- a CDS encoding ROK family protein is translated as MDVALAVDLGGTKVEAALVDASGTVLPGSRSRAATGAEADAAGLRAAVAEVVTRATAALPGGATVRGAGIGSAGPVDADAGTISPLNLPGAARFDIVDAVRAALPTAWTDGPVRLALDGQCIALSETRRGAGRGGRVVLGMVVSTGIGGGVVIDGRPVRGASGNAGHIGQVAVAGFTAEGGLAATVERVASGPNAVRWARDQGWSGDTGEELARGCATGDALAIAAVERSAAAVGAALVSAAALLDLDVVVIGGGFSRVTDDYVARVAAARDAAAPFPFLARARIVPAALGDESPLVGAAELVLGD
- a CDS encoding UBP-type zinc finger domain-containing protein, producing the protein MDTEQIDTSAKPWASGCTDCDALGGWWVHLRRCAACGHIGCCDDSLARHATAHWQETGHRYIQSFEPGEDWWWDYQEQAMVEGPELAPPTSRPESQPSPGPEGRVPGDWRRVLLARARDERA
- a CDS encoding VOC family protein, which codes for MSATPTAHLNFAGTARAALEFYAAAFSGSAIIRTYAEFGMPAELPGADRVVYGQVFGVDGFTVMAYDIPGADAPRLPGATHRENGTTVTDQSFFLALSGASLEEVQTWWDALAADATVVEPLAASAWSPGFGMLTDRFGVTWTFSVVAPHA
- a CDS encoding sulfite exporter TauE/SafE family protein encodes the protein MSTGIDIATLGPLSWTLLAVAALIVGVSKTAVPGAGTLAVAMFAAVLPAKESTATLLLLLIVGDMFALWAYRRHAVWSALLRLVPAVLAGIVLGVLFLAFASDAWVRRGIGVLLLLVVAVTLWRRWRARHREADVPSGPVAAAVYGTLGGFTTMVANAAGPVMSMYFLAARFPVHAFLGTAAWFFAVVNVSKIPFAAGLGLFSVSGLWIDLLLLPAVLVGAFTGRFLASRMSQRVFERIVIVLTVVGALYLLW
- a CDS encoding DUF2510 domain-containing protein — protein: MTSPSSTPPGWYPDTERPGGERWWNGLAWTDDRRGGAASGFAAPTAPAATPAYPGYPAYPAYPSAPAASGEQVARRDIPTGTVWIWLVIFAPVVTVLPLFFFDWEGYLRDVIVQAAQDPQGVSPFAATPFEAGLLGFSVFQYVVAGLQVLFAWLDWRALKARGIVKPFHWAWSFFTFVVSNGVYVIGRGIVLRRQTGSGLGPVWAWIALTVASVIAGVVFAAYLMNFVFTVMVPYIEQYSTTL
- a CDS encoding nitroreductase family deazaflavin-dependent oxidoreductase, with the protein product MDAGYDAWTRNIIETFRSNNGHVPQFGRHLVLLHHIGARTGTERIAPVRAFPTDAGWLIVASKGGAPQHPAWYHNLRAHPEVTIETPDDGTVEVTARELSPDERAAAWQRIVAEAPGFADYEQRTTRTIPVLELERR
- a CDS encoding glycosyltransferase → MSHPLRVLSLYEGFFAGGARILHTDVVAGLHGADQHHRVLSLASHARREGTVQSMTDDARYRRLIDAGVEVMTLGREAGADPLDPSVFTPADLWAAASAIADADVVLTLKEQPLGLLLALERAGMMPRVPVATCLHRSDPTHAGPALGWLADAARSGLVTATISCAASTSDAYARAGIDGVMRDVVPNGVDLDRFRPGTAAEIADGKHALGIPEDAPVVLYAARFDAMKDPGLLLAAVAAHRAAGGRAHYVLCGAGMTADNPLLRDMARDAGLHLDARVHLLGLRDDMPMLHRIADIVALTSAFGEASPLCLLEGAASGATPVTTAVGDAAASVAGIGRVTRHDASDIARTWDEVLRERPALRRAAIHARPRLGRDRMIADYRVAIEACVRAGALAA
- a CDS encoding antibiotic biosynthesis monooxygenase; translation: MCATIASHHVRPAHADAFRAFLGRIEDGMAGTPGLVSLESYEDPRTGDLVAVGRWESAEAAQAGVPRLLAIGGRDPEWSSAPDDVQFLPSLR
- a CDS encoding Hsp20/alpha crystallin family protein; protein product: MAGYDPFREFDRLASALVEGRRGPRRMPMDLYRDGDHYVLTADLPGIDPGSVDIDVDGQLLTIRAERTLTTGEGVKWITREREAASFVRQLNLGQGIDTDRISASYGNGVLSVTIPVSEKAKPRRIEVTTESDASTIRAHETDAPTPIEQ
- a CDS encoding YdeI/OmpD-associated family protein, which gives rise to MAYAWPIVGPSCAIAGLVEPMPWGKATYTVLRVPEELVSAAAEGGTRRVAGRLEDVEVNLALNRAPVLPDVFVWAGASLLRRLRLDVGDPVSGELAPVDDAAVLVPADVTQLLADAGATERWEMLTPADRRRRLATIDAAATAATRARRIHALIAAL